A single genomic interval of Mustelus asterias chromosome 25, sMusAst1.hap1.1, whole genome shotgun sequence harbors:
- the lmod1b gene encoding leiomodin-1 isoform X2 → MEGQTPDELCKQSTSNEFENKAVKELGSENTKKCEETAKTKGKNERKEKNEDSTKIKDIKGNEVEERPKSKEVKGKDKEEKEKSREMKGKGKEEKLIQPKEETPREIIKEEKCSKTKSETKDIKSSENCSGTSVTNSSKCCSTKCKDSPSTQNQEEKKQPKVSETQPATSTIYDEPIEKVRSNDPELTEVNLNNAERMTNDILIRFADALKENTVVKTFSFANTHADDHVAFAVAGVLRINKSITNLNLESNYISGKGVIAIMRALQQNNVLTEFRFHNQRHIFGGQVEMDIAKLLKENTTLLKLGYHFELAGPRMTVTNLLSRNMDKQRQKRLQEQRQGQTGDKKQGLEVPKTPGMQKSPKPSPQSSPRGSPWSSPKPTPKKAATHASPPAPPPPPPPALPEKANSVPHNHKSLSKRTGEQHEETMKLRNSLTPVSERKLEDRPPAQEQNSRDQLLAAIRGSTVKSLRKVEVPKLLQ, encoded by the exons GAAGGACAAACCCCAGATGAATTATGTAAGCAATCCACATCCAATGAATTTGAAAATAAAGCAGTTAAGGAGCTGGGCAGTGAAAACACGAAAAAATGTGAAGAAACTGCTAAAACAAAGGGAAAAAACGAAAGAAAGGAGAAAAATGAGGATAGCACAAAGATCAAAGACATCAAGGGCAATGAGGTAGAGGAAAGGCCGAAGAGCAAAGAGGTGAAAGGGAAAGATAAAGAGGAGAAAGAGAAGAGCAGGGAGATGAAGGGAAAGGGAAAAGAAGAGAAGTTGATTCAACCTAAAGAAGAAACACCAAGGGAAATCATCAAAGAGGAAAAATGCTCCAAAACAAAGAGTGAGACAAAAGACATTAAGAGCAGTGAAAACTGCTCCGGCACTTCTGTGACAAACTCTAGCAAATGCTGTTCAACAAAATGTAAAGATTCACCCAGCACACAAAACCAGGAGGAGAAGAAACAACCAAAAGTTTCAGAAACACAACCAGCAACATCGACCATTTACGATGAACCAATAGAAAAAGTCAGGAGTAACGATCCCGAATTAACTGAGGTGAACTTAAATAACGCGGAGAGAATGACCAATGATATCTTAATACGTTTTGCTGATGCGCTGAAGGAAAACACTGTGGTGAAGACCTTTAGCTTTGCCAATACTCATGCTGATGACCATGTTGCTTTCGCTGTTGCCGGTGTGCTGAGGATAAACAAGAGCATAACGAACCTCAATCTGGAATCCAACTACATCTCTGGCAAAGGCGTCATTGCCATCATGAGAGCTTTGCAACAGAATAATGTCCTGACAGAGTTCCGATTCCACAATCAGCGTCACATATTTGGAGGACAAGTTGAGATGGATATTGCCAAACTTCTAAAGGAAAACACAACTCTTCTCAAACTGGGCTACCATTTTGAGTTGGCAGGGCCACGCATGACTGTGACCAACCTACTAAGTAGAAACATGGACAAACAAAGACAAAAGCGTTTACAGGAGCAAAGGCAGGGTCAAACTGGAGACAAAAAGCAAGGGCTTGAAGTCCCAAAGACACCTGGCATGCAAAAGTCGCCCAAACCTTCTCCACAATCCTCTCCGAGAGGTTCACCATGGTCATCCCCGAAGCCAACCCCAAAGAAGGCTGCAACTCATGCATCACCACctgctccccctcctcctcctcccccagccctgcCCGAAAAAGCCAACTCTGTGCCACACAACCATAAATCACTAAgtaagaggactggagaacaacaTGAAGAGACCATGAAGCTAAGAAATTCCTTGACACCTGTATCTGAAAGAAAGTTGGAAGATAGACCACCAGCTCAAGAACAAAATTCACGAGATCAGCTCCTGGCTGCCATTCGAGGGAGCACTGTGAAAAGTTTAAGGAAG GTTGAAGTTCCGAAGTTACTACAGTAA